Within the Terriglobia bacterium genome, the region GTCCACTCCTCCAATCCCATGACGGTTCCTCTTCAGGGAGTAGTGCACGCCGACTATGACGGCCGGACCAAAGCCATCACGCTCACTCAAACCAGCCTGCACACGCCGCAGACGACGATTTACCTGAACGGAACCGCTGGCGAACGCTCCGCGATGCAGATCCGCGCGCAAGCGAATGATCTATCGGAACTCGAACGAGTCGCTGAAGCCTTCCAAACTCCTAAGGCCGGTCAGACTCCGCAACCGATGGACTTGGCCGGAACTGCGAGTTTCAACGGCACATTGCGCGGTTCAACCTCGAATCCCACTCTTGCGGGGCAACTGGTCGCTTCAAACCTGCGCTTTAAGGGCACCCAATGGCGCTCTCTCCGAACCAACCTCCAGTTAAGCCCCTCGCAGGCAGCCTTGCGGAATGGCACTCTCGTTCCCGTCGGCCAGGGACGCATCGGCTTCAATGTTTCCGTGGGTCTGCGCCAATGGAGCTATACCTCGAGTAACCCCATCGCGGTCACGCTCAATGCCTCGAATCTGCAGATAGCGCAAATGAAACAGCTCGCGGCCTCGCAAGCGCCTGTCTCCGGCGTCGTGAACATCAACGTGAATATCCATGGCACCCAGCTAAACCCTATCGGGCACGGACGCGTCACCCTCGCCAACGCGAAGGTCTACGGCGAGCAGATCCGTAACATGCAGATGCAATTCCAGGGCACCGGCCAGATCGTTCACGCCACCCTCGGCATCCAGATGCCCGCCGGAAACACAGGTGCCAATCTCACTTATTACCCTAAGACCGAGAGCTATGAAGCCACGCTCCGCGCCATCGGATTCCAACTCGGCAAGCTTCAATCCGAAAAATTGCGCAGCCTGAAACTCGGCGGGGTCCTGAACCTCAACGCCAGCGGGCGCGGCACCATCAAGAATCCGGGATTGCAGGCGACATTACAGATTCCAACGCTGAACATCTCTGGCCAGTCCATTCAGAACGTGAACCTGCAAACTGCCGTCCAGAACCACGTCGCGAATTTCGCCTTGACCTCCGACGTCGTCAACACCTATTTGCGCGCCAAGGGCACCGTCGGCCTCACCGATGACTACATCGCAGACGTTTCCCTTGATACCGGGGCCATTCCCTTGCAGCCGCTCGTCGCCGCCTACATGCCGGCGGAAGCCGACCTGGTCACCGGCGAGACTGAATTGCATGCCGGCGTCCGCGGATCACTCAAGAACAAGTCCCAGCTGCAGGCTCAGATCGTCATCCCCACTTTGCGCCTGACTTACGGCAAGGACATCCAGCTTGCTGCAGCCGCTCCCATTCGAGCCGACTACACCAATGGTGTGTTGAGACTTCAGCCCGGCCAGATCACCGGCACTGGTACCAATCTTCGGTTCCAGGGTGTCCTTCCTGTTTCCGGAAATGCCCCGGCGACTTTAAGCCTCCTCGGCAACCTCGACATGCGCCTTGTGGAGATCTTCGAACCCAACATGACCACGAGTGGCCAAGTGGTATTTAACATCCGCTCAACCGGCACGATCGGCAATCCCAATATTCAGGGCCAGGTGCGAATCGAGAACGCAGCCATGCAAAGCATCGGTACGCCCGTGGGCCTGCAGAATGCCAACGGCGTTCTCACCGTCAGCAACAATCGCATTGACGTCACCAGTTTCAAGGGCGAGATCGGTGGCGGAACCATTACCGCGTCAGGCGGCGTGGTGTATCGACCAACGCTGCAGTTCGATCTCGGCCTAAAGGCGAACGGAATCACTTACGTTTACCAGAACCAGGTGCGCGCCGGCGTTGATGCCGACCTCGCTTTTATGGGAAACAAGAACGCCTCCACCATCACTGGCCGAATCCAGGTTGACCGTGTCTCCTTCACGCCGGACTTTGACATGACCAGCCTGCTCACCAGTAGCACCGGCATCTCGTCTCCGCCGGCCGCGGGCACATTCGCCGATACCGTAAAACTCGACATCAACGCACAGACCTCCCCGACCCTGAACCTCGTCAGCCAGACTCTCAGCGTTCGGGGAGGCGCCAACCTGCACGTTCAGGGCACAGCATCGCAGCCTGTCATCGTCGGGCGCCTCACTCTCACCGGCGGCGACGTCATTGTCCGCGGCAACCGCTACGTCGTTCAGCAGGGAACCATCGACTTCGTCAACCCCAACCAGACCACGCCCGTTGTTAACGTCGCCATAAAAACTGTCATCGACCAGTACAACATCGCCATGCGCTTCCAGGGCCCCATCGACAAGCTCAACACCGTCTACACCTCCGACCCCGCTCTGCCGCCCGTCGACATCCTCCATCTGCTCGCATTCGGTACAACCACCGAGGCTTCGGCGGCCAACACAACTCCCGGCACTCTCGGCGCTGAGTCACTGCTCGCCTCCGGCATTACCGGCTACGGCTCCGGCCAGCTCGGGAAACTCGCGGGTCTGTCTTACCTTTCGGTCGATCCGGTGCTCGGACGCACCGGCCAGACTCCGGGCGCGCGCATTGAGATACAGAAGCGCGTCACCAGTAACATCTACGTCACTTTTGCGACCGACGTGACCTCTACACAGCGCGAAGAAATCCAGGTGCAATACCAGATCAACCCACGCTGGTCGATCAGCGGCACCCGCGACCAGAACGGCGGCTTCGGCTTCGACGCCCGGCTGCACAAAAAGTTCTAGTGATGTATTAGGGCACGCCCCAGGCGGTCCTCAAGAGCCTGCCTCTTGGTTTTTTTGAACTGGGGCTTTAGTCCTTGAGGTTCGTTGCTAAGATCAGCTCAGTGAAGAGTCACGATCGCCGGATGGTGTTCCCACGTCGTCTTTACATACTGAGTTCCGCGATTGTGCTCAAAATCGTGGAAGGCCATTCCGACAACATCCGCAGGCAGCGCCGGTGTCATTTCCTGCCCCGCGCCGCTGATCGTGCTCCCGTGTTGGGCCAGTGCGTTCTGCAGGTCCCGCCGCGCGCTGCAGTACGCGTTGTCGATTGGCACTTGCCCCGGAGTTTCCACGATCACACAATGAGAATGCGATGTGAACGCGATTCGAAAGATGCACGTCGGTGCTGATTTCGATTGCAGAGTTCGCCCGCGGCTCCGGCCCAATCACACCTGCAGCACGTCACCATCACGCGCCACCGT harbors:
- a CDS encoding translocation/assembly module TamB domain-containing protein, with amino-acid sequence MDWKKALGWTAVGILSLILLVVIAVAIALHSSKVHNYVLSLLEQKASTALNARVQVRDFTLNLHNLTVALNGATIQTRPGDPKPLLTADRVYADLNVISLLRREWYVNNIEVQHPVVHLYVDKAGNNNFPKLQSSGSSSNTNLFQLGIRHALLVNGEVYYNDQKQLLNADLHDLTFKSNYANQDGGRYYGELSYRNGHIQYGHYAPLPHDLDAKFDATPARFQLSPAVLSVGGSRVDLSATVTDYSAPNLDASYNARLDLGELRAALNSPTLPVGMVRLVGTAKYKSTPGSTTPPLDTAVVNAALSSPGLAIRNGTTRAEIRDLHTELKLANGNAVLENLRANVLGGSILANATIRDVSTRKDARVRATLQNLSLADAATLMGPEMAQNVKLTGSANATLEATWHGSLQDLRAHSDATLQAGVTPVHSSNPMTVPLQGVVHADYDGRTKAITLTQTSLHTPQTTIYLNGTAGERSAMQIRAQANDLSELERVAEAFQTPKAGQTPQPMDLAGTASFNGTLRGSTSNPTLAGQLVASNLRFKGTQWRSLRTNLQLSPSQAALRNGTLVPVGQGRIGFNVSVGLRQWSYTSSNPIAVTLNASNLQIAQMKQLAASQAPVSGVVNINVNIHGTQLNPIGHGRVTLANAKVYGEQIRNMQMQFQGTGQIVHATLGIQMPAGNTGANLTYYPKTESYEATLRAIGFQLGKLQSEKLRSLKLGGVLNLNASGRGTIKNPGLQATLQIPTLNISGQSIQNVNLQTAVQNHVANFALTSDVVNTYLRAKGTVGLTDDYIADVSLDTGAIPLQPLVAAYMPAEADLVTGETELHAGVRGSLKNKSQLQAQIVIPTLRLTYGKDIQLAAAAPIRADYTNGVLRLQPGQITGTGTNLRFQGVLPVSGNAPATLSLLGNLDMRLVEIFEPNMTTSGQVVFNIRSTGTIGNPNIQGQVRIENAAMQSIGTPVGLQNANGVLTVSNNRIDVTSFKGEIGGGTITASGGVVYRPTLQFDLGLKANGITYVYQNQVRAGVDADLAFMGNKNASTITGRIQVDRVSFTPDFDMTSLLTSSTGISSPPAAGTFADTVKLDINAQTSPTLNLVSQTLSVRGGANLHVQGTASQPVIVGRLTLTGGDVIVRGNRYVVQQGTIDFVNPNQTTPVVNVAIKTVIDQYNIAMRFQGPIDKLNTVYTSDPALPPVDILHLLAFGTTTEASAANTTPGTLGAESLLASGITGYGSGQLGKLAGLSYLSVDPVLGRTGQTPGARIEIQKRVTSNIYVTFATDVTSTQREEIQVQYQINPRWSISGTRDQNGGFGFDARLHKKF